In Corynebacterium endometrii, one DNA window encodes the following:
- the arc gene encoding proteasome ATPase, giving the protein MTEVAELKAQIDSLAQRNARLAALLKDSRDKLAAMAADIEALAEPASTYGTFLGYSGKPWDSRRDAEVYTNGRRMRVKTTPQLEGGSLKVGQLVRLGEGGVVVEACGYEPSGTVVTVMERIAGNRVVIAGPTGEEQVLILAEHLYGCVKAGDSVLVDSKAGVAVEKISKAEVAQLSLEEVPNVSFDDIGGLDEQISVIRDSVELPFLHPELFRAFDLNPPKGVLLYGPPGCGKTLIAKAVANSLGTRMGAEAPSYFINVKGPELLNKFVGETERRIRLIFERARELANEGKDRPVIIFFDEMESIFRTRGTGVSSDMETTVVPQLLTELDGVEDLSNVIVIGATNREELIDPAILRPGRLDIKVRVNRPSKSGARQILARHLSTSIPTDGDYEELITTTVDAVYADKSFAKLHFGDGSKRELHYRDFVSGAMLANVVARAKKQAIKDALASGNPASAALSAGHLVAAVAQEQAESEHLPSTTNPQEWASIVSSTVAGLPVTGVELTAQQ; this is encoded by the coding sequence ATGACAGAAGTCGCGGAACTCAAGGCACAGATCGACTCCTTAGCGCAGCGTAACGCGCGTCTCGCCGCTCTTTTAAAGGACTCGCGCGATAAATTGGCCGCCATGGCCGCCGACATAGAGGCCCTCGCCGAACCGGCTTCCACGTACGGCACTTTTCTAGGCTATTCGGGCAAGCCGTGGGACTCTCGTCGCGACGCGGAGGTCTACACCAATGGCCGGCGTATGCGGGTCAAAACCACACCGCAACTCGAGGGCGGTTCCCTCAAGGTGGGGCAGCTGGTGCGCTTGGGTGAGGGAGGTGTGGTCGTTGAGGCGTGCGGCTACGAACCGAGCGGCACCGTCGTCACCGTCATGGAACGCATAGCCGGAAACCGCGTGGTTATCGCCGGTCCCACCGGGGAGGAGCAGGTGCTCATCCTCGCCGAGCATTTGTACGGTTGCGTGAAGGCCGGCGATAGCGTGCTTGTGGATTCCAAGGCCGGTGTGGCCGTGGAGAAGATTTCCAAGGCAGAAGTGGCGCAGCTTTCCTTGGAGGAGGTCCCGAACGTTTCCTTCGATGACATTGGCGGACTGGACGAACAGATATCGGTTATCCGCGACTCCGTGGAATTGCCGTTCTTGCACCCCGAGCTCTTCCGCGCATTCGACTTGAATCCCCCGAAAGGCGTCCTTTTATACGGCCCTCCAGGCTGCGGAAAGACCCTGATAGCAAAGGCGGTGGCCAATTCCCTGGGCACAAGGATGGGGGCTGAAGCACCGTCATACTTTATCAATGTCAAGGGCCCCGAACTGCTGAACAAGTTCGTGGGAGAAACCGAGCGCAGGATCCGCCTCATTTTCGAACGGGCTAGGGAATTAGCGAATGAGGGCAAAGACCGGCCGGTCATTATCTTCTTTGATGAGATGGAATCCATCTTCCGTACCCGAGGCACCGGGGTATCCTCCGATATGGAGACTACGGTGGTTCCTCAACTGCTCACCGAGCTCGACGGCGTGGAAGATTTAAGCAATGTCATCGTCATCGGTGCAACAAACCGCGAGGAATTGATAGATCCCGCTATCCTGCGTCCCGGTCGCCTCGATATCAAGGTTCGCGTAAACCGCCCGTCTAAATCTGGTGCTCGGCAGATTCTTGCCCGTCACCTTTCCACATCGATCCCGACGGATGGCGATTATGAGGAGCTAATTACCACCACCGTCGATGCTGTCTACGCCGATAAGTCCTTCGCGAAGCTTCACTTTGGCGATGGCAGTAAGCGGGAGCTTCACTACCGTGACTTTGTCTCCGGTGCCATGCTGGCCAACGTGGTGGCGAGGGCCAAAAAGCAGGCAATCAAGGACGCCTTGGCCTCTGGTAATCCGGCTTCCGCTGCGCTAAGCGCCGGGCATCTGGTAGCGGCCGTAGCGCAGGAACAGGCTGAAAGTGAACACTTGCCTTCTACGACTAACCCCCAGGAATGGGCGTCAATTGTCTCTTCGACGGTGGCGGGTCTTCCGGTTACCGGGGTAGAACTGACCGCGCAACAGTAA
- a CDS encoding tRNA (adenine-N1)-methyltransferase produces the protein MAYSGPFHYGDRVQLTDAKRRHYTIVLEEGGQFHSHKGIINHDDIEGMDEGSVIKSTMGSDFLLFRHLMVDHVLSMPRGAAVIYPKDSAQILVEGDIFMGARVLEAGAGSGALSMSLLRAVGPEGHVFSYEIREDHLVYAEDNVKEYFGKTPEWWSPRLGDLGDVTQEDLGGPVDRVILDMLEPWEHLETVRDLLIPGGVFMTYVATVPQLMKVMEGIRELKCFTEPKAWESLVREWKVEGLATRPEHRMNAHTAFLIWTRRLADGVTPPRPQRRARK, from the coding sequence ATGGCATATTCCGGTCCGTTCCATTATGGTGACCGCGTGCAATTGACCGACGCCAAGCGCCGCCATTACACCATCGTGTTGGAAGAGGGCGGTCAGTTTCATTCCCATAAGGGGATCATCAATCACGATGACATCGAGGGCATGGATGAGGGCAGCGTCATCAAGTCCACCATGGGTTCCGACTTCCTGCTTTTCCGCCACCTGATGGTGGATCACGTGTTATCCATGCCGCGCGGAGCCGCGGTGATCTACCCCAAGGATTCCGCTCAGATTCTGGTCGAGGGTGACATATTCATGGGAGCGCGGGTGTTGGAGGCCGGCGCCGGGTCCGGTGCGCTGTCCATGTCGCTGCTGCGCGCGGTAGGCCCGGAGGGGCACGTATTTTCCTATGAGATTCGCGAGGACCACCTGGTTTACGCCGAGGATAACGTCAAGGAGTACTTTGGCAAGACCCCCGAATGGTGGTCCCCGCGACTCGGCGACCTAGGTGACGTCACCCAAGAGGATCTGGGCGGCCCGGTAGACCGCGTCATCCTGGATATGCTTGAGCCGTGGGAACACCTCGAGACCGTCCGTGACCTTTTGATCCCGGGCGGGGTCTTCATGACTTACGTGGCTACCGTCCCGCAGCTCATGAAGGTCATGGAGGGAATCCGTGAACTCAAATGCTTCACCGAGCCCAAGGCTTGGGAATCCTTGGTGCGTGAGTGGAAGGTGGAGGGGCTTGCCACTCGCCCGGAGCACCGCATGAACGCGCACACCGCGTTCCTCATCTGGACCCGCCGCTTGGCCGACGGTGTGACGCCGCCGCGCCCACAGCGACGCGCGCGCAAGTGA
- a CDS encoding M18 family aminopeptidase, which yields MSVIDDFLNFLHASPSSYHAAAEVAARLEAAGFERQDEKKAWSAAPGGHVMVRGGAVLAWFVPENLGADSGFKIIGSHTDSPGLSVKPNPDFRTAGWNQIAVEIYGGPLLHTWFDRELTIAGQLVTKDGTQHLVNTGPVARVPNLAIHLSRESTFEPARQAHLQPVLSVNDENSLWSTIAEDAGVDASDIAAFNLITADSQKGAVFGGSEQFIAAGRMDNLSSVHASLVAFEAAAKEYTGSDVLVMAAFDHEEVGSGSRYGAAGPILEDVLTRTAAALGLDAEGLRRMYALSSCVSADAAHSVHPNYVGKHDPGHHPIIGQGPVTKVNGNQRYASDAASIALWESACQRAGVPYQRFVGNNDVPCGTTIGPLTATRLGIDTVDVGVPMLSMHSAREMVGANDQVWLGQALKAYLVG from the coding sequence ATGAGTGTTATCGATGATTTTTTGAATTTCCTGCATGCGTCACCGTCTTCGTATCACGCTGCGGCGGAGGTAGCCGCGCGCCTCGAGGCCGCGGGGTTTGAGCGTCAGGATGAGAAAAAGGCGTGGAGCGCGGCGCCCGGTGGCCACGTCATGGTTCGTGGCGGCGCCGTCTTGGCGTGGTTCGTGCCCGAGAATCTAGGGGCGGATTCGGGGTTCAAAATCATTGGATCGCACACCGATTCCCCTGGCCTAAGCGTCAAGCCGAACCCCGATTTCCGCACTGCGGGCTGGAATCAGATAGCAGTTGAGATTTACGGCGGCCCACTGCTGCACACGTGGTTCGACCGTGAATTGACCATCGCGGGCCAGTTAGTGACCAAGGATGGAACCCAGCATTTGGTCAACACCGGCCCCGTAGCCCGAGTTCCAAACCTAGCCATACACCTGTCGCGCGAATCCACATTTGAGCCAGCCCGCCAGGCCCATCTCCAGCCGGTGTTGTCCGTCAATGACGAAAACTCACTGTGGTCCACCATTGCGGAAGACGCGGGCGTGGATGCGAGCGATATTGCTGCGTTTAACTTAATTACCGCCGACAGCCAGAAGGGCGCCGTATTTGGCGGTTCGGAGCAGTTTATCGCGGCTGGGCGAATGGATAACCTATCTTCCGTGCACGCTAGCCTAGTGGCCTTCGAGGCAGCCGCGAAGGAGTACACAGGGTCCGATGTACTCGTTATGGCCGCCTTTGACCACGAGGAGGTAGGCTCCGGCTCGCGGTATGGTGCCGCCGGCCCAATCTTGGAGGACGTGCTGACCCGCACGGCCGCGGCCCTGGGCTTAGACGCTGAGGGGCTCCGCCGGATGTACGCGCTTTCCTCATGCGTTTCGGCGGACGCCGCGCACTCTGTTCACCCCAATTATGTGGGCAAGCATGACCCAGGCCACCACCCGATCATCGGCCAAGGCCCAGTCACCAAGGTCAATGGCAATCAGCGCTACGCCTCCGATGCCGCGTCCATCGCGCTGTGGGAAAGCGCCTGCCAGCGCGCTGGAGTGCCCTACCAACGCTTTGTGGGAAACAATGATGTGCCGTGCGGCACCACCATTGGCCCGCTGACGGCTACCCGCCTGGGAATCGATACCGTGGACGTGGGCGTGCCGATGCTGTCCATGCATTCGGCCCGCGAGATGGTGGGGGCCAATGACCAAGTATGGCTTGGCCAAGCTCTTAAGGCATACTTGGTGGGTTAG
- a CDS encoding RecB family exonuclease, giving the protein MDDQNSSRKPSPLALSPSRASDYKQCPLLYRFRAIDRLPEPKTIAQVKGTLVHAVLEEMHGLDRAQRTYPAAVKMIKPAWEKMCAEDAEMTQLVPADQTYEFLVEARSLVRGYFEMENPQGFDAKAVEMYVNTVLPNGVPVRGFIDRVDEAPTGEVRVVDYKTGKKPIPRYSQDAQFQMRFYALVYWRLYGVIPAQLRLMYLKVFDSMFLQPSQVELEYFERDLAELWSSIERDGKSGVFRPKTSKLCNWCSFQKLCPAFDGTPPEYPGWPGSAADPAAGSEAQA; this is encoded by the coding sequence ATGGATGACCAAAATTCTTCACGCAAGCCCTCTCCCCTAGCCCTATCCCCATCGCGCGCCAGCGACTACAAGCAGTGCCCGCTGCTCTACCGCTTCCGCGCCATTGACAGACTCCCGGAGCCCAAGACCATAGCCCAGGTCAAGGGCACCCTGGTCCACGCCGTGCTGGAGGAGATGCACGGGTTAGATAGGGCGCAGCGCACCTATCCGGCGGCGGTAAAGATGATTAAACCCGCATGGGAAAAGATGTGCGCCGAGGATGCTGAAATGACGCAGCTAGTACCGGCAGACCAAACCTACGAATTCCTAGTCGAAGCCCGCAGCCTGGTTCGCGGATACTTTGAGATGGAAAACCCGCAGGGCTTTGATGCTAAAGCGGTGGAGATGTACGTCAACACCGTCCTGCCCAACGGAGTGCCCGTGCGCGGCTTCATCGACCGCGTCGATGAAGCTCCCACAGGTGAGGTGCGCGTGGTCGATTATAAGACAGGCAAGAAGCCTATCCCCCGCTATTCCCAGGACGCCCAATTTCAGATGCGCTTCTACGCGTTGGTCTATTGGCGCCTGTACGGAGTCATCCCGGCCCAGCTGCGACTGATGTACCTCAAGGTTTTTGACTCCATGTTCCTTCAACCATCCCAGGTGGAGCTGGAATATTTCGAACGTGACCTCGCGGAGTTGTGGTCTTCTATCGAAAGGGACGGAAAGTCCGGAGTCTTTAGGCCAAAGACCTCGAAACTATGCAATTGGTGCTCTTTCCAGAAACTCTGCCCCGCTTTTGACGGCACACCGCCCGAGTACCCGGGGTGGCCGGGTAGCGCCGCGGATCCCGCTGCTGGCTCCGAAGCCCAGGCATAG